The Gordonia terrae genome contains the following window.
TAGGGGTGGGTACGCCGACTCGTTCCGGTCGCACCACACGGTATCCGTCGAGTGCGTGATCGAGTCGTCGACGCGTGCACCCGCCGGGCCGGGGAGGAGGACGGTCACGAACGTCCGCTCCACCGGATCGCACCGGCCGCGGCGAAGTCGCCGGCGTGGGCGAACGCCGACATCATCACGACATCTCCGGGACGGACCCGTCCGTCGTCGACAGCCGCGTCCAAGGTCATCGGGATTCCGACCGCGAACAGGTTCCCGCACTCGTCGAAGGTGTCGGGATGCCGCGACTCGGGCAGCTCGAGGGCCTCGCGCCAGTTGCGCAGGAAGATCCGGTTGGGCTGATTCGTGACGAGCACATCCAGGTCGGCGGGTCGCACGCCGATTCGGTCGGCCAGTGCCGCAGCCACTTCCGGAACCATCCGGTTCCCGCGGGCCAGGACCTTGGCGATCTTCGCCTCGGTGAAGCCGACGTGGATCTGTCCCGGACCCGCCTCCCAGTACTTGCGCTCCGGTTGCGCGACGGCGGTCATGTCCGCCGAGAACTGGCCGAAGGACCGCGACTCGGTGCCCAGCACCGGGTTCCCGGAGTCGCCGAGCGTCAGGGTCGCGACCGCCGCCCCGTCGCCGGGGATCGCGGCCTGGGCCTTCACGCGGACCTGCTCCTGGGTGAAGATCTGTCCGGCGCTGTTCTGCGCCAACCCGATCAGGGCCTTGCGACCTCCGCCCGCGCGCAGCAGTGCGCCGGCGATCTCGATCAGGTGGACGAATGCGGCGCAGCCGCCGTTGTGCACGTCGAGTACGGTCCGCGGCGCGAGTCCGAGTCGATGGGCGACCTCGCCCACACACCCGCGGACGGGGACCTCCGGCAGCTGACTGTGGGTGAGGACGACGTCCACGTCGTCGAGATAGGTGTCGCCGTGCCGATCGAGCAGACGGCGTGCGGCGGCGACGATCATGTCCGCGGAGGTCTCATCGTCGGCCGCATGATGCCGGAAGGCCGGTGCCCGGAACATGACGTTGTCGGCGAGTTCGTCGTCCTCGGCGTACTGCGCGAAGAACTCCGCAGGGACCCGCGCGGCCGGCCGGTAGGTGGCGAGATCGGCGAGGGAGATCGGCGGGGCGGGGGCGGCGGTCATGAGCGCATCCATTCGGGGGTCAGCGGAAGGCCGTGGCGATGGCGGTGTTCGGCGATGGCCGTGAGGTTGTCGAGTTCGATCTGGTGTCCGGCCCCGAACATGTCCCACAGGTCGCCGACCCACTCCTCGCGACCGGCCGGTGCGGTGTCGGGATACGGGTTCTCGTCGTAGAACGGGTGGTGGCAGTTGTTCCACAGGACCACCGAACCGGGGCGGTTCAGGACGAGCTGCGCGTCGACGACCCGCATCAGATAGATCATCCAGAGATGCTCTCCCTGGTCCCAGGCGCAGTGGTAGTCGACGGTCATGGACTCGGCGTTGGCCACAATCCGGACATAGATCTTGGTGTCCTCGTTCAGTCGGTCGTATCCGACCCAGAGGTTCGGCTTCCCGGTCGGCTCGAAACCTCTTGTGCTGTAGGTCCATTCCTCGAGTGAGCGGGTGTCGGCCAGCCATTCGTACAGTTCGCGCGGGGGTGCGTCGACGTAGCCCTGCACGGGGCAGAAGTCGCCGAACACCTGGTGATGGGGATACACCGAGCGGACCTTGTCGACGACGAGTGCCGTGTTGGCGGACCGGGGGTGGGTCTCCACCCGGACCACGCCGTCGAGCGTGGCCGCGGTGTCCCCGAGGTCGGACAGGGCCGGGGCGTGCGTGGTCATGGGGTACCTCTCGCGATCAATGGGGCGAACGGGGGTGTCTCGTCGGGATCGACATCCACGACGATGCAATTCGGTCCGGGACGTGACAACAGCTCGTCGCACGCCGAACGCAGGGACTCCAGGTCGGGAGCGGAGCGCACCGGCAGACCGGCGAACATCGCGGCCAGCCCACCCGCGATGTCGGTGTGGCGGAACCGGTTGACGCTCGGCGCGCCGGGAAAGAAGCGCGCCTCCCGCGTGACGCACATGCCGTGTGCGTCGTTGTTGAGCACGATGAGGGTGACCGGCGCATCGTGTTCGATAGCGGTGTGGATCTCCATGCCGTGCATGAGGAACGAGCCGTCACCGGCGATGACGACGACCCGGCCGTCGGCATCGGAGGCTCGGGCGATCGCGGAGCCGATCCCCGCCGCGATCGCCCATCCCATCCCGCCCATGCCCAGAGCGACGACGAACCGCCCGTCGCCGAACGGGAGATGGTGGATCGCCGCCGCGCCGGTGTTCCCGGCGTCGGCGAACACCGCGCTTCGCTCGGGGAGGGCGTCGCCGATGGTGTTAAGGACCTCGCGCATCCCGACGGCCCTCGACGGCGGGTCCACGGGCAGATGGTCGATCGGGTGGGCCCGCGGCGACCGCCGGTGGCCGACTCGGTCGGCGAGCGAGTTGCG
Protein-coding sequences here:
- a CDS encoding 3-oxoacyl-ACP synthase III family protein, whose product is MTAAPAPPISLADLATYRPAARVPAEFFAQYAEDDELADNVMFRAPAFRHHAADDETSADMIVAAARRLLDRHGDTYLDDVDVVLTHSQLPEVPVRGCVGEVAHRLGLAPRTVLDVHNGGCAAFVHLIEIAGALLRAGGGRKALIGLAQNSAGQIFTQEQVRVKAQAAIPGDGAAVATLTLGDSGNPVLGTESRSFGQFSADMTAVAQPERKYWEAGPGQIHVGFTEAKIAKVLARGNRMVPEVAAALADRIGVRPADLDVLVTNQPNRIFLRNWREALELPESRHPDTFDECGNLFAVGIPMTLDAAVDDGRVRPGDVVMMSAFAHAGDFAAAGAIRWSGRS